The Triticum dicoccoides isolate Atlit2015 ecotype Zavitan chromosome 6A, WEW_v2.0, whole genome shotgun sequence genome has a window encoding:
- the LOC119315249 gene encoding uncharacterized protein LOC119315249 isoform X2: protein MPSSFRIFSFRFLAPSSLPLPIFPAADTSVGGQVSSALPSVAPPHLPAEVSYLDRVHSGLNSLPDSKPRILVWRGNKVKDFSELHKSNSRSYGKRPLKRLSPSVYAQSCEKFSCSVTYSIPFANKISTSEVHAPAVDNVSFACKAETAYASRFGNDVVQQIVGLVQSSNAAKPQTFQDWSESLVSRFILDLQCPV from the exons ATGCCTTCTTCATTTCGAATTTTTTCTTTTCGCTTTCTCGCCCCCTCGTCTCTTCCCCTTCCTATTTTTCCAGCGGCGGATACCTCG GTTGGTGGTCAGGTGTCCAGCGCTCTCCCATCAGTTGCGCCGCCGCATCTCCCGGCCGAG GTTTCTTACCTTGACCGTGTGCACTCTGGGTTGAATTCTCTTCCTGACAGCAAGCCTAGAATTCTGGTATGGAGAGGTAACAAAGTTAAGGATTTCTCGGAATTACATAAGAGCAACAGTCGTTCGTATGGCAAGAGGCCGTTGAAGCGTTTATCACCATCAGTTTACGCACAG TCTTGTGAAAAGTTTTCATGTTCAGTAACCTATAGTATCCCCTTTGCCAATAAGATTTCAACATCAGAAGTTCATGCTCCAGCTGTTGATAATGTCTCTTTTGCCTGTAAAGCTGAAACGGCTTATgcttcacggtttggaaatgat GTTGTGCAACAAATTGTTGGACTTGTTCAGTCTTCAAATGCCGCTAAGCCTCAGACTTTTCAAGATTGGTCGGAGTCCCTTGTTTCAAGATTTATACTGGATTTACAGTGTCCAGTGTAA
- the LOC119315249 gene encoding uncharacterized protein LOC119315249 isoform X1: protein MPSSFRIFSFRFLAPSSLPLPIFPAADTSVGGQVSSALPSVAPPHLPAEVSYLDRVHSGLNSLPDSKPRILVWRGNKVKDFSELHKSNSRSYGKRPLKRLSPSVYAQKSCEKFSCSVTYSIPFANKISTSEVHAPAVDNVSFACKAETAYASRFGNDVVQQIVGLVQSSNAAKPQTFQDWSESLVSRFILDLQCPV from the exons ATGCCTTCTTCATTTCGAATTTTTTCTTTTCGCTTTCTCGCCCCCTCGTCTCTTCCCCTTCCTATTTTTCCAGCGGCGGATACCTCG GTTGGTGGTCAGGTGTCCAGCGCTCTCCCATCAGTTGCGCCGCCGCATCTCCCGGCCGAG GTTTCTTACCTTGACCGTGTGCACTCTGGGTTGAATTCTCTTCCTGACAGCAAGCCTAGAATTCTGGTATGGAGAGGTAACAAAGTTAAGGATTTCTCGGAATTACATAAGAGCAACAGTCGTTCGTATGGCAAGAGGCCGTTGAAGCGTTTATCACCATCAGTTTACGCACAG AAGTCTTGTGAAAAGTTTTCATGTTCAGTAACCTATAGTATCCCCTTTGCCAATAAGATTTCAACATCAGAAGTTCATGCTCCAGCTGTTGATAATGTCTCTTTTGCCTGTAAAGCTGAAACGGCTTATgcttcacggtttggaaatgat GTTGTGCAACAAATTGTTGGACTTGTTCAGTCTTCAAATGCCGCTAAGCCTCAGACTTTTCAAGATTGGTCGGAGTCCCTTGTTTCAAGATTTATACTGGATTTACAGTGTCCAGTGTAA